The Corallococcus soli sequence GCCTCGAACTCCCTCGTCTTGAGGTTGAACACGCGCACCTGCCCGGCGCCGTCGCGCGTCGTGATGTACAGGCGGTTGCGTCGGGCGTCATGGACCAGGTCCGTGCGGCCCGGCACCTGGAGGGCGATGGACGCGGGCGCGTCACAGTCACCCTGGGGACCCCATTGTCCCGACGTACATTCCCGGGACCGCGAGCCGAGAATCCCACAGCCCGAGGTCTCAACGTCCCCGTCGATGCAGACGTCCAGATCCTCGCAGCGCGGCTCACCCCAGGCGCCGGAGGCGCAGGTCCGGGACCCCGTGCCGCGGCCATTCAGCCCGCAGGCCATCGACTCCTCGGAGCCATCCACGCACACGTCGGAATCCACGCAGAAGCCAGGAGCACTCCAGCCGCCCGCTTCGCAGGTGCGCTGCTGGACGCCACGGCCATTCAATCCGCAAGAGAGCGAATCCAGGGCGCCGTCCTCGCACACATCGGGGTCCTCGCACGGGGTGTATTCGCTCCACCGTCCTGTCGCGCAGGTGCGCTGGTGAGAGCCCCGGCCATTCAATCCGCAGGCGGAGGTCTCCGAGGTGCCGTCCACGCAGTCGGGGACAGGCCCCGGATCACACGCCGTGAGTTGCGCGCCGATCAGGCACAGAAGAACGAGGTGGATCCTGCGCGACGGCAGAGCCCGCCGGGAGGCAGCGGTGTGGCTTTGATGGAGCATGTGTGGATTCAGCAAGGACGTGGGGCGTTGGACGTGGTTCATGGACTGCCTTCCCCATTATTGGAGCGTGGACTGCGCACCGCGCCGGCAGCGCTTGGAGCCCTTGCCCTGGCGCGTTTGAGTTGCCATTGTATGACGTCAAGGCCGCCAGATCCTGACTTGAGAGGCAATGCGGGGCGTCGTTTGTCAGCCAGGCATGCCAGGCGCCTGGGTGGAGGCCGACCCCTCACGGCGTCACAGGTTCGTCCGACCCGTGAACAGCTCCACCACCCAGTCGATGAACACCCGCAGGCCCGCGTCCCGTTGTCGCGCGGGTGGGTAGACCAGGAACAGGGGCCGGGCGTCGGGCTGCCACCCCTCCAGCACGGACACCAGCTCACCGGAGGCCAGGTATGGCTCCAGCACGAAGCGAGGGGCGTACATGACGCCCAGACCTGCGAGCCCGGCGGCCAGGTACGCGTTGGTCTCGTTGAGGGTGAGCAGGCTGCGGCCTTGGACTTCGAGCCGCTCACCCTCCCGGTTGAAGGTGAAGGGCAGCTGCTTCCCGCTCGGCGAGGAGAAGTAGCTGATCACCGTGTGCGACGGGCCGGCCAGCTCCTGCGGGTGGCGTGGCGGACCGTGACGCTCCAGGTACCGGGGGGCCGCGCAGAACTGATAGCGGAGGTCACCCAGGTGCCGCGCGACCAGGGATTCGTCCTTCACGGCACCTCCCCGGATGGCGCAGTCGACGTTGTCCGACAGGAGGTCCACGACGCGGTCGCTCACCCCCAGTTCGACCTGCATCTGCGGATAGCGCGCGTAGAACGAAGGCAGGGCGGGGACGATCAGCAGCCGGGAGATGGTCCCGCTCGACTCCACCCGCACGCGCCCCCTGGGGCCACGCCGTGTCTGGGTCAGCGTGGATTCGAGCTCCCGCACCTCACCCAGGAGGCGCAGGGCCTGCTGGTAGTAGGTCATGCCCTCCGGGGTGACCGTCACGCGGCGCGTGGTGCGGTGCAGCAGCTTCACGCGCAGCTGCGCTTCCAGTTGCTGGATGAGCCGGGTCACCGCCGCCTTCGGGCGGCCCAGCGCCTCCGCCGCCTTGGTGAAGGTGCCGCTCTCCACCACGCGGACGAAGGCCTCCATCGCAGCGAACCTGTCCACCGTGCACCTCATTGTTTCAGGGGTGAAACGAAGTGTGTGAGGAGCGCGTGTTTATCCCAGGAGAGGCGAGGCGTATCTCCTGGCCCATGAAAAGACCTCTGCCCCGCGGTGCCTTCGTCGCTGTCTCGCGTGCCCTCACCCTGCTGGTGCTGGCCATCGCTCCACTCCTGCCGTCCGCCGTCCACGCGGCGGCGCCCCAGGTGCGCACCCAGGCACCGGGCTTCCATCGGATGCTGCTTGGCGACTTCGAGGTCACCGTGCTGTCCGACGGCACCGTCCCCCAGACCGTTCGCGAGGTGGCGACGCGCACGACGCCGGAGCGGGTGAAGGACCTGCTCGCGCGCGATCACCTGGAGGATCCGGTCGAGCTGTCCATCAACGCGTTCCTCATCAACACTGGCACGTCGCTGGTGCTCGTCGACACGGGGGTGGGCGGCTTCTTCGGCCCCGGCGTGGGAGGCCAGCTCCAGCAGGGCCTCCGGGCCGCGGGCTACCAGCCCGAGCAGATCGACGTGGTGCTGCTCACGCACATCCACTCCGACCACTCCGGGGGCCTCATGTCCACCACGCGTCGGGCGTTCCCCAATGCCATCCTCCAGGTGCATGCGCGCGAGGTGGACTTCTGGCTCGGTCGCGAGGACACGGCGAAGGGGGCGGTGGATCCGAAGTACTTCGAGGAGGCGCGGGCGATGGTGGAGCCGTACCGGGCCGCGGGGAAGCTGAAGCCGTTCGGAAACGGGGACGCCATCGTTCCGGGCATCCGCGCGACCCCGACCCCGGGACATACGCCCGGGCACAGCGCCTTCGTCGTCGAAAGCAGGGGGCAGCGGCTGGTCCTGTGGGGCGACCTCATGCACTTCGGTTCGGTGCAGTTGCGCGAGCCCGCGGTGACGGTCGCCTACGACGTGGATGAGCGCGCGGCCGCGTTCCAGCGAGCGCGTGCCTTCACGGAGGCCGCGAAGCGTGGGGATCTGGTCGGCCTCGCGCACATGCCCTTTCCTGGCCTGGGGCGGCTTGGCGCGGAGGGCAAGGGCTACCGGTGGATCCCGGCCAACTACAGCTCGGGCCAGCGGTGGCAGGGCGCGAACGTCACGGCGGAGTGAGACGGGAGTACGCCTCGGGGCCGGAACCCGCTGGAGCTTCAGCGGCTTCCGGCCCCGGTTTCATGAAGCGGGGAGGGGAGACAGGCCTACGGCCCGCGGAGGACGGTCAGTCCCCGGTCGGTGAGGACGAGCAGCATGGCCGGCGTCACGGTGGGCTCGTACACGAGCTGCAGGACGCGTTGACCGGCCACCTCCTTCACCGGGGCCAACGTCGTGCCGTCCTTCTCCAGCCGCCAGAGCCCCTGGCCGTTGGTGCCGATGTAGAGCGCGCCGTCATCCGTCGCCTTGAGGGCCTGGATGCGATCCGTCGGCAGGCCCGCCAGCTTGGACCAGTTCCCCGTCGAGCGGGACTTGGGCGTCATCGCCCAGACGCCGTACTCCGCGCTGCCCAGGTAGTAGCGACCTGAGCTGACCTGTTCGAAGGCGCGCCAGTAGTCGTCGGTGGCCTGGCCGTTGAGCACCTCGTTGAAGCTCTTGAAGCTCCAGGGGGTGGGCCCCTCCCAGGTGAACTCGCGGTCCCAGTCCTCCAGCTTGTCGCTGGGCACGAGCACGCCGAGCATCTGCTCATTCGCGACGAGCACGTCGCCGTTCGGCGCGATGCCCAGCCCGTGCATGTATGGGCATTGCAGCGAGCCCCACTCCGAGCCGTTCTCGTAGAGATACCAGCCCGGGTGACGGTGGCTGTTGTAGGTGAGCCCCTGGATGCGCGTCACGCCGTGGTTGGTCGTGATGTAGAGGTCGCCGCGATCCCGGCCGCGCGTCACGCGGGCGCAGTTCAGGACGGAGCGGTCCTCCTCGTAGTGGAAGTCGTTCGTGTTGTGGATGCCAAGCTGCTTGCCCTCGTTCGACGACTTGACGGTGCGCCAGAGGTGCTCTTCGAGCGCGACCTTCCCGTCGGCCTGGAGGCGGACCGCGTCCAGGTCTCCCTTCTGGTATTCAGCGTAGCGCTCGGGCGTGTAGAAATCCTCGCCGGGGCCGGGGATGTACGAGCGCTGCTCGATTCCCGGCGCGCGCTTCATCTCGTTGGCGCGATACCCCACGTACGCTCGCCCGGCCTCACCTCCGCAGATGACCGTGGAGCCGGTCGCGAGCGAGTCCGGGCCGAACGGCTGCCGCGCCTGCCCGACGCCCGACGTCCACGTGGGCGCCTTGTCGCCGGGACGCAGCACGCCGATGCGGTAGCCGTCGAGCAGCCAGACATTCAGCCCTTCATCGATTCCAACGCTCTGCGGTGTGCCGACGCCGAACGTGCGCGTGTAGTCGAGCGTCGCGTCCACCGGCCACGGCCCCGCGCCCGGGGGCTCGCCCCCATCGGGGATGGGCGTCGGCCCCGCGTCGGGCGTCCCGCCGTCATCGGGCGTCGTTCCTCCATCCTCTTCCGGAGGAAGCGTGCCGCCATCCGTGGAGGAACCCGGAGGGGGTTCCGTGGGAAATTCGTTTCCACCGGGCGGGCCGGGCGCCTGATCCTCCTGGGGGTCGACTGTTGGGCTGTTGTCTCCGCAACCCACTGAAAGACAGGCGATGACCGCGAGTCCTACCCCCATCACACCTGCGCGAACGCTCATGTACTCCTCCGTTGAGGGAGGCTCCTTCGCAAGACCCGGGCCTGCGGCCCATCGACGATGGACGGCCCTGGTTTCATGGCATCATCCAGGGTCGGCAACCCCCCCGCGGAAAAGAGACACGGTGAGCGTCGCAACCCTCGAAGAAGGTCCCGTGTTGGGGCCGAGCTTCTTCCTCGACCGGACGGCGCTCCGTGCGCTCGCGTTGGCCCGACGTGACGCCTACGGCGCCGCGCGGCCCCATCCCCACGTCGTCATCGATGGCTTCCTGGGCGAACGGCTGGCGTCCGGACTGGCCGCGGTCTTCCCGGGCGCATCCGAAGCCAGTTGGAAGCGACGCGATCACCAGGAGCAGGCGGCGCG is a genomic window containing:
- a CDS encoding MBL fold metallo-hydrolase, whose amino-acid sequence is MKRPLPRGAFVAVSRALTLLVLAIAPLLPSAVHAAAPQVRTQAPGFHRMLLGDFEVTVLSDGTVPQTVREVATRTTPERVKDLLARDHLEDPVELSINAFLINTGTSLVLVDTGVGGFFGPGVGGQLQQGLRAAGYQPEQIDVVLLTHIHSDHSGGLMSTTRRAFPNAILQVHAREVDFWLGREDTAKGAVDPKYFEEARAMVEPYRAAGKLKPFGNGDAIVPGIRATPTPGHTPGHSAFVVESRGQRLVLWGDLMHFGSVQLREPAVTVAYDVDERAAAFQRARAFTEAAKRGDLVGLAHMPFPGLGRLGAEGKGYRWIPANYSSGQRWQGANVTAE
- a CDS encoding DUF3824 domain-containing protein, whose amino-acid sequence is MSVRAGVMGVGLAVIACLSVGCGDNSPTVDPQEDQAPGPPGGNEFPTEPPPGSSTDGGTLPPEEDGGTTPDDGGTPDAGPTPIPDGGEPPGAGPWPVDATLDYTRTFGVGTPQSVGIDEGLNVWLLDGYRIGVLRPGDKAPTWTSGVGQARQPFGPDSLATGSTVICGGEAGRAYVGYRANEMKRAPGIEQRSYIPGPGEDFYTPERYAEYQKGDLDAVRLQADGKVALEEHLWRTVKSSNEGKQLGIHNTNDFHYEEDRSVLNCARVTRGRDRGDLYITTNHGVTRIQGLTYNSHRHPGWYLYENGSEWGSLQCPYMHGLGIAPNGDVLVANEQMLGVLVPSDKLEDWDREFTWEGPTPWSFKSFNEVLNGQATDDYWRAFEQVSSGRYYLGSAEYGVWAMTPKSRSTGNWSKLAGLPTDRIQALKATDDGALYIGTNGQGLWRLEKDGTTLAPVKEVAGQRVLQLVYEPTVTPAMLLVLTDRGLTVLRGP
- a CDS encoding LysR family transcriptional regulator; the protein is MDRFAAMEAFVRVVESGTFTKAAEALGRPKAAVTRLIQQLEAQLRVKLLHRTTRRVTVTPEGMTYYQQALRLLGEVRELESTLTQTRRGPRGRVRVESSGTISRLLIVPALPSFYARYPQMQVELGVSDRVVDLLSDNVDCAIRGGAVKDESLVARHLGDLRYQFCAAPRYLERHGPPRHPQELAGPSHTVISYFSSPSGKQLPFTFNREGERLEVQGRSLLTLNETNAYLAAGLAGLGVMYAPRFVLEPYLASGELVSVLEGWQPDARPLFLVYPPARQRDAGLRVFIDWVVELFTGRTNL